From a single Glycine soja cultivar W05 chromosome 19, ASM419377v2, whole genome shotgun sequence genomic region:
- the LOC114400875 gene encoding putative pentatricopeptide repeat-containing protein At2g01510 yields the protein MNLIKSCTRKTHLHNLGTLTSPKRHFQHVDASMIKTGFDPNTCRFNFQVQTHLQRGDLGAARKLFDEMPHKNVISTNTMIMGYLKSGNLSTARSLFDSMVQRSVVTWTMLIGGYAQNNRFLEAFNLFADMCRHGMVPDHITLATLLSGFTEFESVNEVAQVHGHVVKVGYDSTLMVCNSLLDSYCKTRSLGLACHLFKHMAEKDNVTFNALLTGYSKEGFNHDAINLFFKMQDLGFRPSEFTFAAVLTAGIQMDDIEFGQQVHSFVVKCNFVWNVFVANALLDFYSKHDRIVEARKLFYEMPEVDGISYNVLITCCAWNGRVEESLELFRELQFTRFDRRQFPFATLLSIAANSLNLEMGRQIHSQAIVTDAISEVLVGNSLVDMYAKCDKFGEANRIFADLAHQSSVPWTALISGYVQKGLHEDGLKLFVEMHRAKIGADSATYASILRACANLASLTLGKQLHSRIIRSGCLSNVFSGSALVDMYAKCGSIKEALQMFQEMPVRNSVSWNALISAYAQNGDGGHALRSFEQMIHSGLQPNSVSFLSILCACSHCGLVEEGLQYFNSMTQVYKLEPRREHYASMVDMLCRSGRFDEAEKLMARMPFEPDEIMWSSILNSCRIHKNQELAIKAADQLFNMKGLRDAAPYVSMSNIYAAAGEWDSVGKVKKALRERGIRKVPAYSWVEIKQKTHVFSANDTSHPQTKEITRKLDELEKQMEEQGYKPDSTCALHNVDEEVKVESLKYHSERIAIAFALISTPKGSPILVMKNLRACNDCHAAIKVISKIVNREITVRDSSRFHHFTDGSCSCKDYW from the coding sequence ATGAATCTCATAAAATCATGTACGAGGAAAACCCATCTCCACAACCTCGGCACCTTGACTTCGCCAAAACGACACTTTCAACATGTCGATGCTTCCATGATCAAGACAGGCTTCGATCCCAACACGTGCCGTTTCAATTTCCAAGTTCAGACCCATCTCCAGCGCGGGGATTTGGGCGCAGCACGCAAACTGTTCGACGAAATGCCTCACAAGAACGTCATCTCCACCAACACCATGATCATGGGTTACCTAAAATCTGGTAACCTTTCCACTGCTAGGAGCTTGTTTGACAGCATGGTTCAACGCTCGGTTGTTACCTGGACAATGCTGATTGGTGGCTATGCTCAGAACAACCGGTTTCTCGAAGCTTTCAATCTCTTTGCCGATATGTGTAGACACGGAATGGTTCCGGATCATATCACCTTGGCCACTCTCTTATCTGGGTTCACTGAATTTGAATCTGTAAACGAAGTAGCACAAGTGCATGGCCATGTTGTCAAAGTGGGGTATGATTCCACCCTCATGGTTTGCAACTCGTTGCTTGATTCTTACTGTAAGACGCGTAGCCTCGGTTTGGCTTGTCACCTCTTCAAGCATATGGCAGAGAAAGATAATGTCACTTTCAATGCATTGTTGACTGGGTACTCCAAAGAGGGGTTCAATCATGACGCCATAAACCTATTTTTCAAGATGCAGGATTTGGGGTTTAGGCCCTCGGAATTTACTTTTGCTGCGGTTTTAACTGCTGGGATACAGATGGATGATATAGAGTTTGGGCAACAAGTTCACAGTTTTGTGGTGAAGTGTAATTTTGTGTGGAATGTGTTTGTGGCTAATGCTTTGCTTGATTTCTACTCGAAGCATGATCGGATTGTTGAGGCAAGGAAGCTTTTTTATGAGATGCCAGAGGTGGATGGTATCTCTTACAATGTGCTCATCACGTGTTGTGCATGGAATGGAAGAGTTGAAGAATCTCTTGAACTTTTCAGGGAGTTACAGTTTACTAGATTTGACCGGAGGCAATTCCCATTTGCTACCTTGTTGAGCATTGCTGCAAATTCTTTGAACCTGGAAATGGGTAGGCAAATCCATTCCCAGGCTATTGTAACAGATGCCATTTCGGAAGTTCTAGTTGGGAATTCTTTGGTTGACATGTATGCTAAATGTGACAAATTTGGGGAAGCAAATAGGATTTTTGCTGATCTGGCACATCAAAGTTCAGTTCCATGGACAGCTTTGATCTCAGGTTATGTTCAGAAGGGACTACATGAAGATGGCCTAAAGCTATTCGTTGAGATGCACAGAGCCAAAATAGGTGCTGACTCGGCCACTTATGCCAGCATCTTAAGAGCCTGTGCAAATCTAGCTTCACTGACACTAGGAAAACAGTTACACTCACGTATAATCAGATCAGGATGCCTTTCAAATGTATTTTCTGGGAGTGCACTGGTTGACATGTATGCAAAATGTGGATCCATAAAAGAAGCACTTCAAATGTTTCAAGAGATGCCTGTGAGGAATTCTGTCTCCTGGAATGCACTGATTTCAGCCTATGCACAAAACGGAGACGGTGGCCATGCTCTTAGATCATTTGAACAAATGATTCATTCAGGTCTGCAACCAAATTCTGTTAGCTTCCTTAGCATTCTATGTGCTTGCAGCCACTGTGGTCTTGTTGAAGAAGGACTACAGTACTTTAACTCCATGACTCAAGTGTATAAACTTGAACCCAGAAGAGAACATTATGCATCAATGGTTGATATGTTATGTCGTAGTGGAAGATTTGATGAGGCTGAGAAATTGATGGCTCGGATGCCATTTGAACCGGATGAGATAATGTGGTCATCAATTCTCAACTCATGTAGGATCCATAAGAATCAAGAGTTGGCAATTAAAGCAGCAGACCAACTATTCAATATGAAGGGCCTTAGAGATGCTGCTCCATATGTTAGCATGTCCAATATCTATGCAGCAGCTGGTGAATGGGACAGTGTGGGAAAGGTGAAGAAGGCCTTGAGAGAACGAGGGATCAGAAAGGTCCCGGCATACAGCTGGGTTGAAATCAAACAGAAGACCCATGTTTTCTCCGCCAATGACACGTCTCACCCACAGACGAAAGAGATAACGAGGAAGCTTGATGAACTGGAAAAGCAAATGGAGGAACAAGGGTATAAACCTGACTCAACTTGTGCCCTTCACAATGTGGACGAGGAAGTCAAGGTAGAGTCACTAAAATATCACAGTGAACGCATTGCCATTGCCTTTGCACTAATTAGCACCCCAAAGGGGTCACCCATATTGGTGATGAAGAATCTACGAGCTTGTAATGATTGTCATGCCGCTATCAAGGTAATCTCCAAGATTGTAAATAGGGAAATCACAGTCAGGGATTCAAGTAGATTCCATCATTTCACAGATGGATCTTGCTCCTGTAAGGACTACTGGTAG
- the LOC114400876 gene encoding uncharacterized protein LOC114400876 — translation MACTIDFRCLDEGFGGKTYKRKREQQSQPQHDDNAIDGASLMDTDDALPPPAKRSAVPSSENPDKPVFGQASYDGVIAGRVSGRKWKQVRQHRASAAQVSRKGTTFEQREREKVIKKAYKERMMELKEEIRLNKVEKRKKREEREKKKQENIIRSGTKFQKITNPNTLKKIAKSKQRKQLRVVPDELLRK, via the coding sequence ATGGCGTGCACAATCGACTTTCGCTGCCTCGACGAGGGTTTCGGCGGCAAAACCTACAAGCGCAAGAGAGAGCAGCAGTCGCAGCCTCAGCACGACGACAACGCCATCGACGGCGCCTCTCTGATGGACACCGACGACGCACTCCCTCCGCCAGCGAAGCGATCGGCGGTGCCGTCGTCGGAGAATCCGGACAAGCCGGTGTTCGGGCAGGCGAGCTACGACGGCGTGATCGCCGGGAGGGTGTCGGGGCGGAAGTGGAAGCAGGTGCGGCAGCATAGGGCGTCGGCGGCGCAGGTGAGCCGGAAGGGGACGACGTTCGAgcagagggagagggagaaggTGATAAAGAAGGCGTACAAGGAGAGGATGATGGAGCTGAAGGAGGAGATTCGATTGAACAAGGtcgagaagaggaagaagagagaggagagggagaagaagaagcaggaGAATATTATCAGATCTGGAACCAAATTCCAGAAGATTACGAACCCTAATACTTTGAAGAAGATCGCCAAATCCAAGCAGAGGAAGCAGCTTAGGGTTGTTCCTGATGAGTTGCTTaggaaatag
- the LOC114400755 gene encoding aspartokinase 1, chloroplastic-like encodes MASTMQLSWVSKSTVPVALSRRVCCQCQPPLWLPWRIGFVTPVPLVRRVSSERVAALRVSCSKETESDVVEGESGGFAETEMSYTCVMKFGGSSVANAERMREVANLILSFPEERPIIVLSAMGKTTNMLLLAGEKAVSCGVTNADSIDELNIIKDLHLRTVEQLGVDRNVIEKHLEELEQLLKGIAMMKELTPRTQDYLVSFGECMSTRIFAAYLNTLGVKARQYDAFEMGIITTDDFTNADILEATYPAVAKRLHSDWVSDPAIPIVTGFLGKARKSCAVTTLGRGGSDLTATTIGKALGLPEIQVWKDVDGVLTCDPNICPQAKPVPYLTFDEAAELAYFGAQVLHPQSMRPARESDIPVRVKNSYNPKAPGTLIAKTRDMSKALLTSIVLKRNVTMLDIVSTRMLGQFGFLAKVFSIFEELGISVDVVATSEVSISLTLDPSKLWSRELIQQELDYVVEELEKIAVVNLLKTRSIISLIGNVQKSSLILEKAFHVLRTLGITVQMISQGASKVNISLVINDSEADQCVRALHKAFFESELSELENECIPRNGSVPALS; translated from the exons ATGGCAAGCACTATGCAACTAAGTTGGGTTAGTAAGAGCACGGTCCCCGTGGCTTTGAGTAGAAGAGTGTGTTGTCAATGTCAACCACCCCTGTGGCTGCCATGGCGAATTGGGTTTGTTACTCCCGTTCCCCTTGTGAGGAGAGTTTCGAGTGAGAGGGTGGCGGCACTCAGGGTTAGTTGCAGCAAGGAAACTGAAAGTGATGTGGTTGAGGGTGAAAGTGGGGGCTTTGCGGAAACTGAAATGAGTTACACATGTGTCATGAAGTTTGGTGGCTCCTCGGTTGCCAATGCTGAAAGAATGAGAGAGGTTGCCAACCTTATTCTGAGCTTCCCGGAAGAGAGGCCAATAATTGTTCTCTCTGCCATGGGAAAGACAACTAACATGCTTTTGCTG GCTGGAGAAAAAGCTGTAAGCTGTGGAGTAACTAATGCTGATAGTATTGATGAGCTCAACATAATAAAAGATCTTCATCTCAG GACTGTGGAACAGCTTGGAGTGGACAGAAATGTTATTGAGA AGCATctagaagaattggagcaactTCTAAAGGGGATAGCTATGATGAAAGAGTTGACTCCACGGACTCAAGACTATTTAGTTTCATTTGGAGAGTGCATGTCCACTAGGATATTTGCTGCATATCTTAATACATTAGGAGTTAAGGCCCGCCAA TATGATGCATTTGAGATGGGTATTATAACAACTGATGACTTCACAAATGCTGACATTTTGGAAGCAACATATCCTGCTGTTGCAAAGAGGTTACATAGTGATTGGGTTTCTGATCCTGCTATTCCAATTGTTACAGGCTTCCTTGGAAAG GCACGAAAATCATGTGCGGTGACAACATTGGGTAGAGGTGGAAGTGATTTAACTGCTACAACAATTGGGAAAGCGCTAGGGTTGCCAGAAATCCAG GTATGGAAAGATGTTGATGGTGTTCTAACCTGTGATCCAAATATATGCCCACAAGCAAAACCTGTTCCATATTTGACATTTGATGAGGCTGCTGAACTTGCATACTTTGGTGCTCAG GTCCTCCATCCACAGTCTATGAGACCGGCTAGGGAAAGTGATATTCCTGTTAGGGTTAAAAATTCATACAACCCTAAAGCTCCAGGTACTCTGATTGCTAAGACAAGGGATATGAGCAAG GCATTATTAACAAGCATTGTTTTGAAACGTAATGTGACCATGTTAGATATTGTAAGCACTCGCATGCTTGGTCAGTTTGGGTTCCTTGCTAAG GTATTTTCAATATTCGAAGAGTTAGGCATATCAGTTGATGTTGTAGCTACAAGTGAAGTTAGTATTTCCTTGACATTGGATCCATCAAAGCTATGGAGCAGAGAGCTAATTCAACAG GAACTTGACTATGTTGTCGAAGAACTGGAAAAAATTGCTGTGGTAAATCTCTTAAAGACCAGATCCATAATCTCTCTCATTGGAAATGTTCAGAAGTCATCACTAATATTGGAGAAG GCCTTTCATGTTCTTCGAACTCTTGGGATCACTGTTCAAATGATCTCTCAGGGTGCATCTAAG GTGAATATCTCGTTAGTTATAAATGACAGTGAAGCAGACCAGTGTGTCAGGGCTCTCCACAAAGCCTTCTTTGAGAGCGAACTCTCTGAATTAGAGAATGAATGCATACCTAGAAATGGTTCGGTTCCTGCATTATCTTAG